One region of Wolbachia endosymbiont of Drosophila innubila genomic DNA includes:
- the mraY gene encoding phospho-N-acetylmuramoyl-pentapeptide-transferase yields the protein MILATKVFFTSFVFGFILFPYFIKLLKKISKDGQPIRSCGPESHLITKKNVPPMGGIIILISSLLPILLWAQLTPEILLLILITLFFALLGFIDDYLKLKTNHYRGLSAKTKILIQFIVALVGVFILKLYSAECFTKTSLFKGVIIDFGYLYVPFAAFVIVGSSNAVNLTDGLDGLAATQVITSFAFLGLIAYITQADMNITLFCIAFIGAILSFLWFNTHPAKIFMGDVGSLSVGAALGLTSVLIKREMLFAIIGIIFVIETLSVIIQISYFKYTKFKYGEGKRVFLMAPIHHHFEKKRWSENVIVMKFWIISIICSVFTITFLL from the coding sequence ATGATCTTAGCTACAAAAGTATTTTTTACCTCATTTGTTTTTGGATTTATTCTTTTTCCCTATTTTATAAAGCTTCTAAAAAAAATAAGCAAAGATGGGCAACCAATTAGATCATGTGGACCAGAAAGTCATTTAATAACAAAAAAGAATGTACCACCTATGGGCGGAATAATAATACTGATTTCTTCTTTATTACCAATTTTACTCTGGGCTCAGTTAACACCAGAAATTTTGCTGCTGATATTGATAACTCTATTTTTTGCTCTACTTGGATTTATTGATGATTATTTAAAATTGAAGACAAATCACTATCGAGGTTTAAGTGCAAAAACCAAAATACTTATTCAGTTTATTGTTGCTCTGGTTGGTGTGTTTATACTTAAGCTATACTCTGCTGAATGTTTTACAAAAACGTCCCTATTTAAAGGAGTAATAATAGATTTTGGCTATCTATATGTTCCGTTTGCTGCGTTTGTAATTGTCGGCTCTTCTAATGCTGTGAATCTCACAGATGGTTTGGATGGCCTTGCTGCAACTCAAGTTATCACTTCCTTTGCTTTTTTGGGGCTAATTGCATATATAACTCAGGCAGATATGAATATTACTTTATTCTGCATTGCATTTATAGGAGCTATTCTAAGTTTCTTGTGGTTTAACACACATCCAGCAAAAATATTTATGGGTGATGTTGGTAGCTTGTCGGTAGGTGCGGCTTTAGGGTTAACTAGTGTCCTAATTAAAAGAGAAATGCTTTTTGCCATTATTGGAATAATCTTTGTAATAGAGACTCTATCTGTTATTATTCAGATATCATATTTTAAATATACAAAGTTTAAATATGGAGAAGGAAAAAGAGTTTTTCTTATGGCACCAATACATCATCACTTTGAGAAGAAGAGATGGTCAGAAAATGTAATCGTTATGAAATTTTGGATAATTTCTATTATCTGTTCAGTTTTTACTATAACTTTCTTATTATAA